A section of the Ovis canadensis isolate MfBH-ARS-UI-01 breed Bighorn chromosome 1, ARS-UI_OviCan_v2, whole genome shotgun sequence genome encodes:
- the DNALI1 gene encoding axonemal dynein light intermediate polypeptide 1, with product MIPPADSLLKYDTPVLVSRNTEKRSPKARPLKVSPQQPGPSGPVPQPPKTKLPSTSCVPDPTKQAEEILNAILPPREWVEDTQLWIQQVSSTPSTRMDVVHLQEQLDLKLQQRQARETGICPVRRELYSQCFDELIREVTINCAERGLLLLRVRDEIRMTIAAYQTLYESSVAFGMRKALQAEQGKSDMERKIAELETEKRDLERQVNEQKAKCEAVEKRESERRQVEEKKHNEEIQFLKRTNQQLKAQLEGIIAPKK from the exons ATGATTCCCCCAGCGGACTCTCTGCTTAAGTATGACACCCCGGTGTTGGTGAGCCGGAACACTGAGAAACGGAGCCCCAAA GCTCGGCCACTGAAAGTCAGCCCCCAGCAGCCTGGACCCTCGGGTCCCGTCCCACAGCCACCCAAGACCAAGCTCCCTTCAACTTCCTGTGTCCCAGATCCTACAAAGCAAGCAGAAGAAATCTTGAATGCCATCCTGCCCCCAAG GGAGTGGGTGGAGGACACGCAGCTATGGATCCAGCAGGTGTCCAGCACGCCCAGCACCAGGATGGACGTGGTGCACCTCCAGGAGCAGCTGGACCTGAAGCTGCAGCAGCGGCAGGCCCGGGAGACTGGCATCTGCCCAGTGCGCCGGGAGCTGTACTCACAGTGTTTTG ATGAGCTGATCCGCGAGGTCACCATCAACTGTGCGGAgcgagggctgctgctgctgcgggtGCGGGACGAGATCCGCATGACCATCGCCGCCTACCAGACCCTGTACGAGAGCAGCGTGGCGTTTGGCATGAGGAAGGCACTGCAGGCCGAGCAGGGGAAGTCAGACATGGAGAGGAAA ATTGCAGAGTTAGAAACGGAAAAGCGAGATCTGGAGAGGCAAGTGAACGAGCAGAAGGCAAAATGCGAGGCCGTTGAGAAGCGGGAGAGCGAGAGGAGACAGGTGGAGGAGAAGAAGCACAACGAGGAGATCCAGTTCCTGAAGCGGACGAATCAGCAGCTGAAG gccCAACTGGAAGGCATTATTGCGCCAAAGAAGTGA
- the SNIP1 gene encoding smad nuclear-interacting protein 1, whose product MKEVKSERERGSRRRHREGDTVGIAPAVVVKQERLSPESAPPVHRRPDSSGGSPSPPAGESGRPSHRGNRARGGSRSPAKKKNKSSGRRSKSPRSKRSRSPHHSAIKIKQEREDHPRRGREDRPHREPSGQEHKRARNSDRDRHRGHSHQRRSSGERPGSGQPQGRDRDAQNLQAQEAEREFHNTRRREHRQKNDVSAGSNASQDAQPRPGPGGNNKDREVPVKEKPSFELSGALLEDTNTFRGVVIKYSEPPEARIPKKRWRLYPFKNDEVLPVMYIHRQSAYLLGRHRRIADIPIDHPSCSKQHAVFQYRLVEHTRADGTVGRRVKPYIIDLGSGNGTFLNNKRIEPQRYYELKEKDVLKFGFSSREYVLLHESSDTSEVDRKEDEDDEEEEEVSDS is encoded by the exons ATGAAGGAGGTGAAGAGCGAGCGGGAGCGGGGGAGCCGGCGAAGGCACCGGGAAGGGGACACGGTGGGGATCGCGCCGGCGGTAGTGGTGAAGCAGGAGCGGCTCAGCCCGGAGTCCGCGCCTCCCGTCCACCGCCGTCCGGATTCCTCTGGCGGTAGCCCGTCCCCACCGGCCGGCGAGTCGGGCCGCCCAAGTCACCGAGGGAACCGAGCCCGAGGAGGTAGCCG GTccccagccaaaaagaaaaacaaatcctcAGGGAGAAGAAGCAAGTCTCCCCGGAGTAAGAGAAGCCGAAGTCCTCACCACTCAGCAATCAAAATAAAGCAG GAACGTGAGGACCATCCTCGGAGAGGCCGGGAAGATCGGCCACACCGAGAACCCTCAGGACAGGAACACAAGCGAGCTCGGAACAGTGACCGAGACAGGCACCGCGGCCATTCCCACCAGAGGAGAAGCTCAGGCGAGAGGCCTGGCAGCGGGCAGCCTCAGGGACGTGATCGAGATGCTCAGAACCTGCAGGCTCAGGAAGCCGAGCGGGAGTTCCACAACACCCGGCGCCGCGAGCACCGCCAGAAGAACGACGTTAGCGCTGGCAGTAACGCGTCTCAGGACGCGCAGCCTCGGCCTGGACCTGGAGGCAACAACAAGGACAGAGAGGTGCCTGTTAAAGAGAAGCCAAGCTTCGAACTTTCTGGGGCACTTCTTGAGGACACTAATACCTTCCGGGGTGTAGTTATTAAATACAGTGAGCCCCCGGAAGCACGTATCCCCAAAAAACGGTGGCGTCTCTACCCCTTTAAAAATGATGAAGTGCTTCCAGTGATGTACATCCACCGGCAGAGCGCTTATCTCCTGGGCCGGCACCGCCGCATCGCAGACATTCCCATCGATCACCCCTCCTGTTCAAAGCAGCACGCCGTCTTTCAGTACCG GCTTGTGGAGCACACCCGCGCTGATGGGACAGTTGGCCGCAGGGTGAAGCCCTACATCATTGACCTTGGCTCAGGCAACGGAACATTCCTGAACAACAAGCGAATTGAGCCACAGAGATACTATGAACTGAAGGAAAAGGATGTCCTTAAGTTTGGGTTCAGCAGCAGAGAGTATGTTCTGCTCCATGAGTCCTCTGACACCTCTGAAGTAGACAGGAAAGAAGACGAGGACgacgaggaagaggaggaggtgtcTGACAGCTAG